CCTACAAATGCCATTTCGTAGGAGCGGGCTGCGATCCGGATCGCCCGAGATGATGTTGTAGAGGCAAGCGTTCATAACGAGAAAGAGATCCCATGCCCAACCGTGCCGAGCTTGATGCCCACACCGCCCGCTGGCTGCCCTGGGTGGTGGCCATCGCCTTTTTCATGCAGTCCCTCGACGGGACCATCCTCAATACCGCCCTGCCGGCCATGGCCCGCGACCTGGCGGAAGACCCATTGCGCATGCAGGGCGTGGTCATCGCCTACATGCTCACCGTGGCGCTGCTGATCCCGGCTTCGGGCTGGATCGCCGATCGCTTCGGCACCCGCAAGATCTTCTTCGGCGCCATCCTGCTGTTCAGCATCGGCTCCTTGCTCTGCGCGCTGTCCAACTCCCTGAGCCTGCTGGTCGGCGCCCGGGTGATCCAGGGCCTGGGCGGCGCGCTGATGCTGCCCGTCGGCCGGCTGGTGGTATTGCGCGCCTATCCCCGCTCGGAACTGGTGCGGATCATGGGCTTCATCACCATTCCCGGGCTGCTCGGCCCGCTGATCGGGCCGACCATGGGCGGCTGGATGGTGCAGTACCTGACCTGGCACTGGATCTTCCTGATCAACCTGCCGGTGGGCCTCATCGGCTGCTACGCCGTGTGGCGCTTCATTCCCGACCTGCGCGGCAGCGAGCGCACGCGTTTCGACGGCCTGGGCTTTTTGCTGTTCGGCGCGGCGATGGTGCTGATCACCATCGCCATGGAGGGCCTGGGCGAATTGCACCTGCCGCACCTGCGGGTGATGTTGCTGCTGTTCGGCGGCCTGGCGTGCCTGGCGGCCTACTGGCTGCGGGCCGGACACATCGACAACCCGCTGTTCGCGCCCTCGCTGTTCAAGGTGCGGACCTTCGCCGTGGGCATCCTGGGCAATCTGTTCGCCCGGCTCGGCAGCGGTGCCCTGCCGTTCCTGGTGCCCTTGCTGCTGCAAGTCGCCCTCGGCTATTCGCCGTCCCAGGCCGGGATGAGCATGCTGCCGCTGGCCGCCGCGGCGATGGTCGCCAAATCCATCGCCCGTCCGCTGATCGAACGCCTGGGCTACCGCATCGTCCTCACCGGCAACACCCTGGCCCTGGGCATCATGCTCGCCAGCATGGGCCTGGTCACCGAACAGACGCCCTACCCGCTGCTGCTGGGCATGCTGGCGGTGCTGGGGGCGATCAACTCGTTGCAGTTCACGGCGATGAACACCGTGACCCTGATCGACCTCGACGACGCTGCCGCCAGCAGCGGCAACGGCCTGCTGTCGGTGGTCGCGCAACTGTCCCTGAGCCTCGGGGTGGCCTGCGCCGGCGCGCTGCTCGGCGGCTTTACCGCCGAGGTCGGCAACGATGGGGTGAGCACCGTGCTCGGCGCCTTCCAGCTGACCTTCCTCACGGTGGGCATCATGGCCATGCTGGCGGCGGCGATCTTCCTCCAGCTGTCGCCCAGGGACGGCCGGAGGACGCAAAAGGTCCAGGAACATATCGAGCATTGACCTCACAACGCCTGTAGGAGCGAAGCTTGCTCGCGATAGCGCCCGGTCAGTCAATGCAGATGTCGACTGGCGAATCGCTATCGCGAGCAAGCTTCGCTCCTACATGGGGGTGGTGCATTGGGGTGGGGCATGGGGACGTGAGCTTTCTGGCTACTTTTCGTCCAGAAATTGCAGGCAGGGGCAGCGGGACTGATACACTGCGCGACATTTTGTTTTGCAGGCCCGTCCCGTGACCACCATCGCCACCGCTTTTAATACTTTGCCGCTGTCCGCCGCCATGCTGGCTAACCTCGACTCACTCGGTTACGCCCAGATGACGCCGGTCCAGGCGCAAAGCCTGCCGGTGATTCTCAAGGGGATGGACCTGATCGCCCAGGCCAAGACCGGCAGCGGCAAGACTGCCGCGTTCGGCATCGGCCTGCTGAACCCGATCAACCCGCGCTACTTCGGCTGCCAGGCGCTGGTGATCTGCCCGACCCGCGAGCTGGCCGACCAGGTGGCCAAGGAAATCCGCCGCCTGGCCCGCGCCGAAGACAATATCAAGGTCCTGACCCTGTGCGGCGGCGTGTCCTTCGGCCCGCAGATCGCCTCGCTGGAACATGGCGCGCACATCATCGTCGGCACCCCGGGCCGCCTGTCCCAGCACCTGCGCAAGGGCTCGCTGAAACTCGACGGCCTCAACACCCTGGTTCTCGACGAAGCCGACCGCATGCTCGACATGGGCTTCTACGACCCGATCGAAGAAATCATCGCCTACACCCCCGAGCGCCGGCAGACCCTGCTGTTCTCCGCCACCTACCCGGTGGGCATCAAGCAGTTGGCCTCGAAGTTCATGCGTAACCCGCAGCAGGTGAAAGCCGAGGCCCTGCACGCCGACAGCGAGATCGAGCAGCGCTTCTACGAGATTTCGCCGGAAGAACGCATCGACGCGGTGGTCAAGGTCCTCAACCACTTCCGCCCGCAATCCTGCGTGGCCTTCTGCTTCACCAAGCAGCAGGTCCAGGAAACCGTCGACCGCCTGACCGCCAAGGGCATGTCCGCCGTGGGCCTGCACGGCGACCTGGAACAGCGCGACCGCGACCAGGTGCTGGCGATGTTCGCCAACCGCAGCACCTCGGTGCTGGTGGCCACCGACGTGGCTGCCCGCGGCCTGGACATCGATGCCCTGGACATGGTGATCAACGTCGAGCTGGCGCGGGATTCGGAAATCCACATCCACCGCGTCGGCCGAACCGGCCGCGCCGGCGAGAAAGGCCTGGCCATCAGCCTGGTGGCGCCGTCCGAAGCGCACCGCGCCCAGGCCATCGAGCAGTTGCAGAAAGCGCCGTTGAACTGGGAACAGATCGACAGCCTGAAACCCCAGGGCGGCGGCCCGCTGCTGCCGGCCATGAGCACCCTGTGCATCGCCGCCGGGCGCAAGGACAAAGTGCGCCCGGGCGACATCCTCGGCGCCCTGACCGGCGAGGCCGGCATTCCCGGGACCCAGGTCGGCAAGATCGCGATCTTCGACTTCCAGGCCTACGTCGCCGTCGAACGCGGCATCGCCAAGCAGGCCCTGCAACGCCTGAACAGCGGCAAGATCAAGGGTCGCTCGCTGCGCGTGCGTATCCTGTAATACCCCCCCTTGTAGGAGCGAGGCTTGCCCGCGATAGCGTCCGAACAGCCGACATCGAGGCTGAAGCTGATGCCGTCATCGCGAGCAAGCTCGCTCCTAACAAATATCGTGTGAGGACATCGTTTTGCGCTCTACCGAAGTCGTGATCATTGGCGCTGGCGCCGCAGGTTTGATGTGCGCGCTGACCGCGGCCGGCCGTGGCCGCCAGGTCATGCTGCTGGACCACGCCAACAAGGCCGGCAAGAAGATCCTCATGTCCGGCGGCGGGCGCTGCAACTTCACCAACATGTACACCGAGCCCGGCAACTTCCTCTCGCAGAACCCGCACTTCTGCAAGTCGGCGCTGGCCCGCTACACCCAGTGGGACTTCATCGGCCTGGTGGCCAAGCACGGCGTGCCGTACCACGAGAAGAAGCTCGGCCAGCTGTTCTGCGACAACAAGTCCAGCGACATCCTCGGCATGCTGCTCGACGAGTGCGAGCAGGTCGGCGTGCAACTGCACCTGGATACCTCGATCCAGCAGATCGAGAAGCTCGACGCCGGCTACCTGCTGGAGACCACCCTCGGCCAGCTCCGCTGCGAGTCGCTGGTGATCGCCACCGGCGGCCTGTCGATCCCGACCCTGGGCGCCACCGGCTTCGGCTACCAGGTGGCCAGGCAGTTCGGCCATGAACTGTTGCCGACCCGCGCCGGGCTGGTGCCGTTCACCATCACCGACCAGCTCAAGGAGCTGTGCGGCGAGTTGTCCGGCACCTCGGTGGATTGCCTGGTGAGCTGCAACGACATGAGTTTTCGCGAGAACATCCTGTTCACCCACCGCGGCCTGAGCGGCCCGGCGATCCTGCAGATTTCCTCGTACTGGCAGCCCGGCGACACAGTCGAGATCAACCTGCTGCCGGACCACGACGTGCCGCACTGGCTGCAACAGCAGCAGGCCGAGCGCCCCAACAGCGAGCTGAAAACCCTGCTTGGGGAAATCTTCACCAAGAAGATGGCGGGCCTGCTGGCCGACAGCTGGTTCGTTTCCAAGCCGATGAAGCAGTACACCCACGCCGAGCTGGCGGAGATCGCCAGCAAGCTGGCCAGCTGGCAACTGGTGCCCGCCGGCACCGAGGGCTATCGCACCGCCGAGGTGACCCTGGGCGGCGTCGACACCCGCGAGGTGTCGTCCAAGACCATGGAATCGCTGAAGAGCCCGGGGCTGTATTTCATCGGCGAAGTGCTGGACGTCAGCGGCCACCTGGGCGGCTTCAATTTCCAGTGGGCCTGGGCTTCCGGCTACGCGGCCGCGCAGTACGTCTGAGGCAGATCCATACCTGTAGGAGCGAGCTTGCTCGCGATGGAGCCAAGAACGCCGCGGGTATCAGACGCTCCGCGTTATCGTTGACGACCTTCGCGAGCAAGCTCGCTCCTACAGATTCGTGAGCCGCCCTCTGTCATCAAGGAACAGAATTTGCTGGCGGATGTGACGACCCCATTGCGCGGTCGTCAATACTGGCTCAATTTAGCGGCATCGCCCCGGAAGGCCTTCCCTCTTCATGTCATCGACCACCTTTCGCCAGTCCCTGCGGCGCCTCTGGGCGCTGGATAAATTCAGCTACAGCGTGCGGGTATTCATCGCCCTGACCGGCAGCATGGCGCTGTGCTGGTACCAGGACGAAATGACCCTGCTGATCCCGCTGTTCCTGGGGATCATCGCCAGCGCCCTGGCCGAGACCGACGACAGCTGGCAGGGCCGGATCAACGCCCTGGCGGTGACCCTGGTGTGCTTCAGCGTCGCCGCCCTCTCCGTCGAACTGCTGTTCCCCTACCCCTGGATCTTCGTCGGCGCCCTGGCCCTGGCCAGCTTTGGCCTGACCATGCTCGGCGCGCTGGGCGAACGTTACGGGGCGATTGCCTCGGCGACCCTGATCCTCTCGGTCTACACCATGATCGGCGTGGACCAGCGCGGCGGCGCGGTGACCAATTTCTGGCACGAACCGCTGCTGCTGGTAGCCGGCGCCGCCTGGTACGGCCTGCTGTCGGTGCTCTGGCAGGCGATGTTTTCCAACCAGCCGGTGCAGCAGAGCCTGGCGCGCCTGTTCCGCGAACTGGGCTATTACCTCAAGCTCAAGTCGTCGCTGTTCGAGCCGATCCGCCAGCTGGACGTGGAAGCCCGACGCCTGGAACTGGCCCAGCAAAATGGCAAGGTGGTGGCGGCGCTCAATACCGCGAAGGAGATCATCCTGCACCGGGTCGGCAACGGCCGGCCAGGCTCGAAAGTCAGCCGCTACCTGAAGCTGTATTTCCTCGCCCAGGACATCCACGAGCGCGCCAGCTCCTCCCACTACCCCTACAACGCCCTGACCGATGCGTTCTTCCACAGCGACGTGCTGTTCCGCTGCCAGCGCCTGCTGCGCCAGCAAGGCAAGGCCTGCCGCGCCCTGGGCGAATCCATCCAGCTGCGCCAGCCGTTCGTCTACGACGCCAGCTTCGCCGAGGCCCTGAGCGACCTGCACGCCTCCCTGGAACACCTGCGCATCCAGAGCAACCCGGCCTGGCGCGGGCTGCTGCGTTCCCTGCGGGCGCTGGCCGCCAACCTGGGCACCCTCGACCGCCTGCTCAGCGACGCCAGCAATCCCGACGCCCTGGCCGACGCCACCGACAGCAGCCTGCTGGACCGTTCGCCGCGCAACCTCAAGGACGTCTGGAGCCGCCTGCGCACCCAGCTGACGCCGACCTCGCTGCTGTTCCGCCACGCCCTGCGCCTGCCCCTGGCGCTCACCGTCGGCTACGCCATGGTGCATTTGATCCACCCGTCCCAGGGGTACTGGATCATCCTCACCACCCTGTTCGTCTGCCAGCCGAACTACGGCGCCACGCGGCGCAAGCTGGGCCAGCGGATCATCGGCACCGCCATCGGCCTGGTGGTCGCGTGGGCGCTGTTCGACCTGTTCCCCAGCCCGCTGGTGCAGTCGCTGTTCGCCATCGCCGCCGGGGTGGTGTTCTTCACCAACCGCACCACCCGCTACACCCTGGCCACGGCCGCCATCACCATCATGGTGCTGTTCTGCTTCAACCAGGTGGGCGACGGCTACGGGCTGTTGCTGCCGCGCCTGTTCGATACCCTGCTGGGCAGCCTGATCGCCGGCCTGGCGGTGTTCCTGTTCCTGCCGGACTGGCAGGGCCGGCGCCTGAACAAGGTGCTGGCCAATACCCTGACCTGCAACAGCATCTACCTGCGGCAGATCATGCAGCAGTACGCGGCCGGCAAGAGCGACGACCTGGCTTACCGCCTGGCCCGACGCAACGCCCACAACGCCGACGCGGCGCTGTCCACCACCCTGGCCAACATGCTGATGGAGCCCGGGCATTTCCGTAAGGAAGCGGATGTCGGCTTCCGTTTCCTGGTGCTGTCGCACACCCTGCTCAGCTACCTCTCCGGCCTGGGCGCGCACCGGGAAACCCAACTGCCGGCGGAAGTCCGCGAACAGCTGATCGACGGCGCGGGCGTCAGCCTGGCCAACAGCATCGACGAAATCGCCCAGGGGCTGGCGAGCAAGCAGCCGGTGGCCATCCAGAGCGATGCCGAGGAAGCGCTGGCCAACGAGCTGGAACAGATGCCGGACGAGATCGACGAAGGCCAGCGCCTGGTGCAGACCCAGCTCGCGCTGATCTGCCGCCAGCTGGGGCCGTTGCGGACCCTGGCGGCGCACCTGATCAAGGACGCCGGCGAAACGCAGGCGGTCTGAAGGCCCGGCCGCCGCCCGCGGTGCGGCTCACATCCCGTGCTGGCGCAACAGGCGGTCGTAGCTGCCGTCGGCCTTCATGGCCTCGATCGCCTGGTCGAACTTCGCCACGATCTGCGCATGCTCGGGGTTCTTCAGGCTGACCAGGATGTGCAGGCCGTTTTCGCTCAGGGAATTGGGCACGAACTCCACGGCATTGCGCACCCGCGGCGACTCCCGCGCCAGGTAATAGCGGGCGACGTATTCGTCCTCCAGGGTCAGCTTGACCCGGTCGGCCGCGAGCATGCGTACCGCCATCGCGAAGTTGTGCACCGGGACTTTCTGCAGGTCCGGGTCACCGTCGAAATCGGGGGCATAGGCATAACCGCGCACCACCGCGATGGGGTACTGGTGCAACTGCTGGAGGTTGCTGTATTCGATGGGCATGTCCTTGCGCCGCAGGAAGCGCACCCGGTTGACCAGGTACTCCGCGGAGAACTGCCCGAGCCGGGTGCGTTCCTCGTTGAACCAGGCATTCACCAGTACGTCGTAACGCCCTTCGCCGACGCCCAGCAGCGCGCGTGCCCACGGCACCTGCTCGAACTCGCTGGCATAGCCGGCCCGCGCCAGGGCGGTGCTGACGATATCGGTGGCCAGCCCGCCATTGACCAGCGTCGCATCCGTGAAAGGCGGCCAGATATCGGCTACCAATCGCAATTTTTCCGCATAAGCGCTCTGGCCCAGCAACAGCAATCCGATCAAAGCAAAAGCTCGATGCAGTCGCGGCATGCTAAAAGATCCTTAGCGGGCGGAAAGCCCTGCGTGTTTTTTTGCCCAAACTCGCGGATCGACGGCCGGTGGACGGCCACGACCCAGGTCCTAACAGTAGCTCATGGGAGCCACTGCACAGCGCTCTCCCGCAGATTACACAAAGAAGACAGCGATGAATCATCGCAATGATGGCATTTTGACCTACCTCACAGAAACGCGACTCGAGTGCAGGCAAGACAAGTTCCGGCCAGGCACTTAACATCTGCCGACGATTTTGAAAGGAATGAAACGATGACGATCGAATGGGTCTGCAAACACCACACCGACCTGGGCAAGGAGCAGTTGTACGCCATCCTGCAGTTGCGCACCGAGGTGTTCGTGGTCGAGCAGAAATGCGCCTACCAGGAAGTCGATGGCCAGGACCTGGAAGGCGACACCTGCCACCTGATGGCCTGGGACGATGATCGGCTGCTGGCCTACCTGCGCCTGCTCGACCCGACCTCCCAGGGCGGCGACGTGGTGATTGGCCGTGTGGTCATCGCCCCCTCGGCCCGTGGTCGTGGGCTGGGGCACGAGTTGATGGAGCACGCCCTGCAACAGGCGCAGAAACACTGGCCGCAGACGCCGATCTACCTGTCGGCCCAGGCCCACCTGCAGGGGTATTACGGGCGTTACGGCTTCAAGGTCGTGGGCGAGGAATACCTGGAAGACGATATCCCCCACATCGGCATGCGCCGGGACTGATATCGCTATCCGATCGAGCGGCCGCCACAGATCCCTCAGGGATACTCCAGCACCGCCTTGATCCGCGCCAGGTTCGCCTCGATCCAGCCCTTGTCGATCGCGCCCCAGCTCTTGATCCGATAGCTGCCGGCGTGATTGCGCGCGCCGTCCTGCTGCTCGAACTCGCAGACGATATCCAGGTCCGCCAGGGCGACGATGGTGTCCTGCGCCGTACGCCGCGGCATGCCGGTCGCCTCGGTCAGCGCCGGGACGCTGGCGGCCAGGCCGCTGTCGATCAGGTAGGCCACATACAGCCGGCGGTAAAAACTGCTCTTGGTCTTGCTCACGTCCATCGCCCGCTCCTTGTGCCCGGGGTCAGTCGGACCCGGCTTGCAGATCGCGCCAGGTCAGGTAGACCCGCAAGTCGAATTCCAGTTGGTGATAGCCCGGCAGCATGTGCTCGCAGAGCTTGTAGAACGCCTTGTTGTGCTCGCTTTCCTTGAAGTGCGCCAACTCGTGGACGACGATCATGCGCAGGAATTCCGGCGCTGCCTCCTTGAAGAGCGAAGCGATGCGGATTTCCTTCTTGGCCTTGAGCTTGCCGCCCTGCACCCGCGAGATCGTGGTGTGCAACCCCAGGGCGCGGTGCGTCAGGTCCAGCCGGTTGTCGAACAGCACCTTGTCGATGGCCGGGGCGTTACGCAGGTATTCCTGCTTGAGCTCCAGGGCATAGCCATACAGCGCCTTGTCGCTCTGCACCGCGTGCCGGCCGGGGTAACGCTGGCTCAGGTAGTCGCCCAGGCGACCTTGCGCGATCAGCTGGCGCACCTGATCTTGCAGGGTCGCGGGGTAGGCCTGGAGGTATTTCAACGCGGTCATGGGGCGGCAACGCAGTCACGAAAAGGCCGCCAGTGTAGCGAATTCAACCCGGCAACGCGCTCCAGTCGAAAGGCTCGGCAAAACGCTCGACGTCGGCGGCCATCGACGGTCGCGCCACCAGGAAGCCCTGCACATACTCGCAGCCATTGGCCTGCAACCAGCGATATTGCTCCAGGGTTTCCACGCCCTCGGCGATCACCAGCACCCCGAGCGCCTTGCACAGCTCGATCACGCAGCGCGCCAGCGCCGCGTCCCGGGCCGACTCCGGCAGCCGGGCGATCAGGTGCCGGTCGAGCTTCAGGGTGTCGAGCTCCAGGTCGCGCAGGTAGCCCAGGGAACAGGCGCTCGAACCGAAGTCATCCAATGCCACCCGCACCCCCAGGTCGCGCAGCAACCGCAGCTGCTTGCGCGACTCGTCGAGGTTCTGGGTCAGGGCATCTTCGGTGACTTCGACTTCCAGCTGCCAGGGCTCCAGGCCATGGCGCTCCAGGACCTGGCGCAGTTCGGTGGCCAGGTTCGGCATGGCGAACTGGGTGCCGCTCAGGCTCACGCCCAGCACGGTCCGTTCGGCGAACAGAGTTTTCCAGGCCGCGCGCTGGCTCGCGCCCTGTTGATAGATCCAGCTGCCCAGGCGACTGATCAGCCGCGCCTCCTCCAGCAAGGGCAGGAACAACCCCGGCGGCACATCGCCAACGCTCGGATGCCGCCAGCGCAGCAAGGCTTCGAAGCCACGCAGGCGCCCATCGGCGATCGCCACCTGCGGCTGATACACCAGGTTGAACTCCTTGCGCTCCACAGCGCTGCGCACGCTTTCCTCGAGCATCAGCCGCGAACGGGCACGCCCGTTCATTTCATGATCGTAGTAACGGTATTGCTGGCGCCCGGCGCGCTTGGCCTCGTACATGGCGATATCCGCTGCGCGCATCAGGCCATCGAGGTTGGAACCGCAATCGGGGTAGATGGCGATCCCGATACTGGCACCCAGGGCGACCTCCAGGCCGTCGAACTGCTGGCAGATGGAGATCCGTTCGATCAGCTTCTCGGAAATCTTCGCCGCCTGCTCCGGAAACTCCAGTTCCAGCAAGGCGGTGAATTCGTCGCCGCCCATCCGCGCCAGGATATCGAAGGAACGCAGGCAGGCCTTCAGCTGTTCGGAGACCCAGCGCAGCACCCGATCCCCGGCGTCATGCCCCAGGGAGTCGTTGACCCGCTTGAAACCGTCCAGGTCCAGGTACAGCAATACCAGCGACTTGTCCGAACGCTCGCTGCGCAACAGCACGCTTTCCACGGTCTGGTAGAAGCCGCGCCGGTTGAGCAGACCGGTCAGCGGGTCGGTGACCGCCTGGTACTCCAGCTGCTGGTGCAGGTGCCGCACTTCCGACATGTCGAGCAGGGTCACCACCATGGCCTTCTGCTCGCTCGGCAGCGGCGCGCAGGACAACGCCACCGACACCTGCTGGCCCGTTGCGGTGCGCAAGGCGGCGTCATGCAGGCGGTAGGTCTCGCCCCGGCGATAGCTGGCATACAGCTCGGATTCGGCCCAGTCCGGCACATGGGGCTTTTGCAGGTAGTCGAGCAACCCCGAGCCTTCCAGCTGGTTCACCGGCGTATCGAGCAGGTGCGAGATCGCCGGGTTGGCAAAACGGATGCCGCCGCGCTCATCCACCACCAGGATCCCCTCGGCGGCGTTATCCAGCACCGAGGCATTGAAGGCCCGGGCGTTCTCCAGGTCATGGCTCAGGCGTTGCAACGCCCGCCGATTGCGCTGCTGCTCCAGCAGCGCCTGGACCTTGGGCTTGAGGATCTGCGGGTCGAACGGCTTGAACAGGTAATCCACCGCGCCACTGGCATAGCCCTTGATCACGGCGTCCTTGGACTGCTCGTTGGCGGTGAGGAAAATGATTGGCGTCAGGCGGGTCCGCTGGCTGCCGCGCATCAGGCGGGCGACTTCGAAACCGTCCATTTCCGGCATCTGCACATCCAGCAGTACCAGGTCGATATCGTGCTCCAGCAACAACCCGAGGGCCTCGACCCCCGAGGCCGCGGTCATGACCTGCCAGTCGTGGCGCTGCAGGAGCGCACGCATGCTGATCAGGTTTTCGGGGTAATCATCAACAATCAGTAAGACCGAGCTGGCTTCATCGGGCCGAGGTTGCGCGCATTCCATGCTGCTTCTCTTGTCGTGTAGGGCCGGCCCCCCTTCAAGGAGGACCGGACAAAAACCGAGCCTTCACTCTAGACCCGGATCCCCCAAAGCAGAAGCTGTCACACAGCCATCATTTCGCCAAAGCCCGGGGCTCCCGACTAACGGTCAGGCCTACAGGCCGCTGAAACCGGCACAGATGGCATTTCGACAGAGGCTTGACGTCAATTACCCGCCAGGCGGACATTAACAAGCGCGCGCCCCGCGTTTATAAAGAGCGCCCTCAAAAGCGCAGGCTAAAGCCTTTGCCGGTCTTATCCGGCATCAAATCGGGAAGCTTTGACTATGATCGACCTCGCAACCTGGAATCTGAGCATTCCCGTCGGCAGCCCACCCGCCACCATCGATACCCCCAAGCTGGTGAGCGGGTTCAAGGATCAATACTTCCATTCCGACACCGGCACGCTGTTCTTCTGGTCGCCCGTCACCGGCTCCCGCACCGCCAACGCCATCTACCCACGCAGCGAACTGCGGGAGACCTACGCCGACGGCACCTTGCGGAACTGGACCTACCCGGAAGCCGACAACCTGCTCTACGCCACCCTGGCGGTGAACCAGGTGCCCTCCTCGGGCAAGGTCGTCATCGGCCAGATCCATGCCTACAACAGCACCAAGCCGCTGGTGAAGGTGGAGTACCAGTACAAGACCAGCACGCAGTACGGCAACATCGTCGCCAAGGTCCGCATGCGCCCGGACGATGCCGAGAGCCGGGTGATCACCGTCGCCGAGAACGTTCCGCTGGACCGCGAATTCTCCTACCTGATCCACCTGAGCCCGGGCGGCGCCCTGGGCATCAGCGCCGCCGGCTACCAGTGGGACACCCAGATCAGCGCCACCTGGAGCGACAAGCCGCTGTACTTCAAGGCCGGCGTCTATGTGCAAGACAACACCGGCTACACCAGCGAGGGCGGCCAGGTGACCTTCTACAAGCTGGATATCGATCACAACCAGACCTGAGCCCCTGCTGTAGGAGCGAGGCTTGCCCGCGATAACCATCTGCCTGGCGCCGCCATATCGACTGTCAGGTCCTCATCGCGGGCAAGCCTCGCTCCTACAAGGTGAGGGGTTTGCTACAGGCACAAAAAAGCCCGCATCGCTGCGGGCTTTTTCGTTCGCTCAACGCCGGGGCTTAGTTGACCTTGGCGTTCAGCTCACCCTTGAGGTAGCGCTGGAACATCGCTTCCAGGGAGATCGGCTTGATCTTCGAGGCGTTGCCGGCGGTACCGAAGGCTTCGTAACGGGCGATGCACACGTCGCGCATGGCGGTCACGGTGGCGCCGAAGAACTTGCGTGGGTCGAACTCGCTCGGGTTGGTGGCCATCAGGCGACGCATCGCACCGGTGGACGCCAGGCGCAGGTCGGTGTCGATGTTGACCTTGCGCACGCCGTACTTGATGCCTTCGACAATCTCTTCGACCGGCACGCCGTAGGTTTCCTTGATGTCGCCACCGTACTGGTTGATGATCGCCAGCCACTCTTGCGGCACCGAAGACGAACCGTGCATCACCAGGTGGGTGTTCGGAATGCGCTTGTGGATTTCCTTGATGCGGTCGATGGCCAGCACGTCGCCGGTAGGCGGCTTGGTGAACTTGTAGGCGCCGTGGCTGGTGCCGATGGCGATGGCCAGGGCGTCGACCTGGGTCTTCTTGACGAAGTCGGCGGCTTCTTCCGGATCGGTCAGCATCTGGCTGTGATCCAGCACGCCTTCGGCGCCGATGCCGTCTTCTTCACCGGCCATGCCGGTTTCCAGGGAGCCCAGGCAGCCCAGCTCGCCTTCCACCGAAACGCCGCAGGCGTGAGCCATGGCCACGGTCTGCTGGGTGACGCGCACGTTGTATTCGTAGTCGGTCGGGGTCTTGCCGTCTTCGCCCAGGGAACCGTCCATCATGACCGAGGAGAAGCCCAGCTGGATCGAGCGCTGGCAGACGTCAGGGCTGGTGCCGTGGTCCTGGTGCATGCACACCGGGATGTGCGGGAATTCTTCGATCGCCGCCAGGATCAGGTGGCGCAGGAAAGGCGCGCCAGCGTATTTGCGGGCACCGGCCGAAGCCTGGACGATCACCGGAGAGTCAGTCTTGTCAGCCGCTTCCATGATGGCGCGCATCTGCTCAAGGTTGTTGACGTTGAAGGCTGGAACGCCGTAGCCGAATTCGGCTGCGTGGTCCAGCATCTGGCGCATGCTGATAAGTGCCATTGTGTATCTCTCTCCCGGTCGAGGGTCGTTAATCGTGCAAGCCTGCCGTAGCGGCGGCCGCTATTCAAGTGATTGCAGATCGGGGGTCGCCCCGGCCTGCGGATTCGTTACTGCATCAATCTCAAAAGCCGCGCCTCTCTCTGTAGGAGCGAAGCTTGCTCGCGATCAGGGCCATCACATTCAACATCTCTGCTGACGGTTGGATCGCTATCGCGAGCAAGCTTCGCTCCTACAGGTTCCGCATCGGTTCCCGGCCTACGGCGCTTTACAGCCGCGGCCGATCAAATCGTTGGTGGCGACCCAGTAGACCAGGCCTTCGTCACCCTTTTCGTGAAACGCCAGCAT
This portion of the Pseudomonas sp. MRSN 12121 genome encodes:
- the yccS gene encoding YccS family putative transporter; translation: MSSTTFRQSLRRLWALDKFSYSVRVFIALTGSMALCWYQDEMTLLIPLFLGIIASALAETDDSWQGRINALAVTLVCFSVAALSVELLFPYPWIFVGALALASFGLTMLGALGERYGAIASATLILSVYTMIGVDQRGGAVTNFWHEPLLLVAGAAWYGLLSVLWQAMFSNQPVQQSLARLFRELGYYLKLKSSLFEPIRQLDVEARRLELAQQNGKVVAALNTAKEIILHRVGNGRPGSKVSRYLKLYFLAQDIHERASSSHYPYNALTDAFFHSDVLFRCQRLLRQQGKACRALGESIQLRQPFVYDASFAEALSDLHASLEHLRIQSNPAWRGLLRSLRALAANLGTLDRLLSDASNPDALADATDSSLLDRSPRNLKDVWSRLRTQLTPTSLLFRHALRLPLALTVGYAMVHLIHPSQGYWIILTTLFVCQPNYGATRRKLGQRIIGTAIGLVVAWALFDLFPSPLVQSLFAIAAGVVFFTNRTTRYTLATAAITIMVLFCFNQVGDGYGLLLPRLFDTLLGSLIAGLAVFLFLPDWQGRRLNKVLANTLTCNSIYLRQIMQQYAAGKSDDLAYRLARRNAHNADAALSTTLANMLMEPGHFRKEADVGFRFLVLSHTLLSYLSGLGAHRETQLPAEVREQLIDGAGVSLANSIDEIAQGLASKQPVAIQSDAEEALANELEQMPDEIDEGQRLVQTQLALICRQLGPLRTLAAHLIKDAGETQAV
- a CDS encoding ABC transporter substrate-binding protein — encoded protein: MPRLHRAFALIGLLLLGQSAYAEKLRLVADIWPPFTDATLVNGGLATDIVSTALARAGYASEFEQVPWARALLGVGEGRYDVLVNAWFNEERTRLGQFSAEYLVNRVRFLRRKDMPIEYSNLQQLHQYPIAVVRGYAYAPDFDGDPDLQKVPVHNFAMAVRMLAADRVKLTLEDEYVARYYLARESPRVRNAVEFVPNSLSENGLHILVSLKNPEHAQIVAKFDQAIEAMKADGSYDRLLRQHGM
- a CDS encoding GNAT family N-acetyltransferase, yielding MTIEWVCKHHTDLGKEQLYAILQLRTEVFVVEQKCAYQEVDGQDLEGDTCHLMAWDDDRLLAYLRLLDPTSQGGDVVIGRVVIAPSARGRGLGHELMEHALQQAQKHWPQTPIYLSAQAHLQGYYGRYGFKVVGEEYLEDDIPHIGMRRD
- a CDS encoding helix-turn-helix domain-containing protein → MDVSKTKSSFYRRLYVAYLIDSGLAASVPALTEATGMPRRTAQDTIVALADLDIVCEFEQQDGARNHAGSYRIKSWGAIDKGWIEANLARIKAVLEYP
- a CDS encoding M48 family metallopeptidase translates to MTALKYLQAYPATLQDQVRQLIAQGRLGDYLSQRYPGRHAVQSDKALYGYALELKQEYLRNAPAIDKVLFDNRLDLTHRALGLHTTISRVQGGKLKAKKEIRIASLFKEAAPEFLRMIVVHELAHFKESEHNKAFYKLCEHMLPGYHQLEFDLRVYLTWRDLQAGSD